In the genome of Helicovermis profundi, the window AGATTTTGACCCAACTGAACCAAAAGTTAATACTTGTGGTAGAGGATATGATACAAACAATGCTGCAAAAGCTCCTCCAATTACAATAATTACTGAACCAACGTCAATAAATGCACCAATGTTACTACCTTGTAATATACCCCAAACAATTAAAACAAAACCTAAAATTAGACCACCAATAGTTGCTATATCCACTTCTCCACCTCATTTTTTCCATTTTCTACAATGAAAATATCTTCTTTTTATATTTTACTATTTTTTCTATTATTTCGTCAACTTCTTCTGAAACAACCATTTTTTTGCCAGTAGTTAAACTTATAACAGTATCAGGAGTAGCTTCAAGAAATTCAATCAAATCAGAATTTAAAATAAATACTTTTCCATTTAATCTTGTTAAAGCAATCATATATTCCTCCTAATTTTAAACTATTACCGCACCATCAATATTTGTAAACACATTATCTTTAATCTCATTCTCCGTTGATGCTGTAACTATTGTTTTATTTTTTACATTCGCAATAAATATTTTGTTATCCATAAGTATAAGGGCGTCGTTTATTCCTTTTGATTTTGCTTTACTCACAGCAGAATTAAGTTTTTTTATATCATTTTCTGATAAACTAATATTTCTGCTTCTAAGCCTACTTGTAGCATGTTTTGAGAATTTAACATTTGAATTTTCTTCAATTTTTTTTAATACATCATTAAATGATGTACTGCTAGAAGTGTTACTTCTAATAGTATTACTTCTACTATTAGTATCATTTATCCTTTTTTTAATTGCAATGTAATCATTATTATTTATATTCAATTTATTATTCATTGCCTCACCTCTTTTAAAAATTAATTAAGTAATTGATTAATTTTCATTACCCTCATTAATAATGAGGGTAATGAAATACAAAATCATTTTATATTATTTTAATTATCTTTTAAGATTAACAAGTTCCTGAAGCATTTCATCAGAAGTTGTTATTATTTTAGAGTTTGCTTGAAATCCTCTTTGAGTTGTAATCATATTTGTAAATTCTGCTGCTAAATCAACATTTGACATTTCAAGTGCACCTGGTGTAATTGCTCCATATCCGCCAGCAGACGGAGAACCAAATTTTGGAGTACCAGAGTTTGGTGAATCTAAGAATAAATTACTTCCAACTTTCATAAGTCCAGTAGGATTATCAAAATTAGCAAGACCAATTGTAGAAAGCGTTTTTCTTTCCCCATTTGTAAAGACAGCTACTATTTCGCCAGTAGATGAAATACTAAAAGAATTAATGCTTCCTGCGCTATTTCCATCAGTAGGTTGAGCTTTTAAATCTGTTGTTTGTGAATACTGAGAAAACACTCTATTTTTTGTTAAATCACCATTTTCATAAAAAATAGATTTATCGATTGGAATAGTAATATCAGCAGCTCCTGAAATTCCCAAAACTAAATTTCCTGAAATTCCTTCTGTAACAGTTGCAGCAGTTATAGCAGCTGGTGTTGAAAGTGTAACGAAATCACAAACATCCCCATTTTCATTAAACATAGCATAAAGTTCGTTATTTGGTGCTGCTGCTGTAGGATCTGGAACAGTTGTTGTTCCATCTGAAAATGAAACTTTTCTAAAAGAATAATTGCTTGTTCTTCCTGTATCGTCTACTCCATTTGCGTCCGAATCTACAAATCTAGGGTCACTTGGTCTCATAGGTAGTTTACCACTTGATGAAAGGGGTGCACCTTCAAATTTAACCGTTACAGAGTGTGTATCTCCAAGACTATCATATACATCAAATGTAGTTGTATAATCAGTATCATTAAAATTAAGATTTCCTTTCAATATCATATCTGAAGAAGCAGTAGCCGCTTTAGTTTCAGATTGATTTATTTGAACCGATTTTTGATCTGTATCTAATACTTTAAATCCATTAGGAGCAACTAAATATCCGTCTTTATCTACACTAAAATTACCTGCTCTTGTATAAAATTTATTTTGTCCATTAGCATCATTTGATAAGACAAAAAATCCATTTCCATCAACCATAAGATCTGTTGCATTATCAGTTCTTTGTGTTGAACCTTTTGAATGATTCACGTTTATTGATCCAACAGCCATACCGAGTCCAATTTGTTGTGGATTTGTACCACCTTTTCCACCTTGTGGAGAACCAGCACCTTTAACAGTTTGACTAAAAACTTCAGAAAATTGAACATTAGAAGATTTAAAACCAACTGTGTTAACATTTGCAATATTATTACCAATTACGTCCATTCTAACTTGATGTGCTCTAAGTCCAGACACACCAGAGAAAAGTGATCTCATCATAATTGTAACCTCCATTCGTATAATTAGTGTTCTATCAATCAGTCAAGAACATAAGCTTCCCGAAGGTCCAGCTTTTCTAATTAGTAGTATTTTCATTAATTCCATATGCTTCAAAAGCTTTATTTAACTTTATCAACTCATTTAGTATATTTTCATTCGTGTTATTAAGATTCGTCTGTGAAGTTAACATATCTGAATTAGTAGTATTTTTACTCAAATTTGAAACTAAACCACTAATGTTTTCATTTAATAATTTAACTTCAGCTACCAAAGAATCAGTTTTTGATAAATTCTTGTCTGAAATATCAACAAGTTGATTAGTAGATTCTAAAGCGCTAAATTGAGCCATTTGACCCATAAATTCATTATCTTTCATTGGACTAAGAGGATCTTGTGTAGATAACTGAGTAGTAAGAATTTTTAAAAACGCATCTTTATCTAATGTTTGATTTTTAACTTTTCTTTTATTCAATACATCGTTTTTAATTTGATCTAATACTGTTTTATTATCATTCGTTAGTACTCCCGAAATACCTTGAGCCATATCTTCATCTCCTTTATCTTAAAGTATTAATTGTAGAGTATTCGTTATTTAGAGTTTTATTATCTTCTAAAATATCAAGTATATCTAAAAACTCTTCATTTTTTTGTTTTTTACTTGTTCCATTTTCATTTCCATCTTGAGAATTATGCTTATCCTGCTGATTTACAGATACGTCGAGTCCTGCTAGATCATACCCTTTATCCTGTAAAGAATTTCTAAGATCAATTAAATTTGACTCTAAAACTTGTTTAACTGAATTATTTTCAACATTAAATTCAGCTTCAACAATCCCTTTGTTAATTACAAGTTTAAGTGACACTTTACCAAGATTATTTGGCTTTAATTTAAGAACCATTTCAGAACCTGTTTCAGATAATTTGATGCTATTTTTTGTAAAATTAGTAATTTGCTTCATGACATTACTTTCAAAATTTTTAGTACTAACCGGATTATTTAATTTTGCACTTCTAATTAAAGTATTTTCATTTT includes:
- a CDS encoding TIGR02530 family flagellar biosynthesis protein, with the translated sequence MNNKLNINNNDYIAIKKRINDTNSRSNTIRSNTSSSTSFNDVLKKIEENSNVKFSKHATSRLRSRNISLSENDIKKLNSAVSKAKSKGINDALILMDNKIFIANVKNKTIVTASTENEIKDNVFTNIDGAVIV
- a CDS encoding flagellar hook protein FlgE, with translation MMRSLFSGVSGLRAHQVRMDVIGNNIANVNTVGFKSSNVQFSEVFSQTVKGAGSPQGGKGGTNPQQIGLGMAVGSINVNHSKGSTQRTDNATDLMVDGNGFFVLSNDANGQNKFYTRAGNFSVDKDGYLVAPNGFKVLDTDQKSVQINQSETKAATASSDMILKGNLNFNDTDYTTTFDVYDSLGDTHSVTVKFEGAPLSSSGKLPMRPSDPRFVDSDANGVDDTGRTSNYSFRKVSFSDGTTTVPDPTAAAPNNELYAMFNENGDVCDFVTLSTPAAITAATVTEGISGNLVLGISGAADITIPIDKSIFYENGDLTKNRVFSQYSQTTDLKAQPTDGNSAGSINSFSISSTGEIVAVFTNGERKTLSTIGLANFDNPTGLMKVGSNLFLDSPNSGTPKFGSPSAGGYGAITPGALEMSNVDLAAEFTNMITTQRGFQANSKIITTSDEMLQELVNLKR
- a CDS encoding flagellar FlbD family protein; translated protein: MIALTRLNGKVFILNSDLIEFLEATPDTVISLTTGKKMVVSEEVDEIIEKIVKYKKKIFSL
- a CDS encoding flagellar hook capping FlgD N-terminal domain-containing protein codes for the protein MAQGISGVLTNDNKTVLDQIKNDVLNKRKVKNQTLDKDAFLKILTTQLSTQDPLSPMKDNEFMGQMAQFSALESTNQLVDISDKNLSKTDSLVAEVKLLNENISGLVSNLSKNTTNSDMLTSQTNLNNTNENILNELIKLNKAFEAYGINENTTN